A region from the Mycolicibacterium litorale genome encodes:
- a CDS encoding galactan 5-O-arabinofuranosyltransferase yields the protein MVAAALTAAAVAVVSLAAIARVEWPAYNSSNQLHALTTVGQFGCLAGLFAAAWVHRRGRRLLAHAASTVLLSAFVVVTLGMPLGATRLYLFGISVDQQFRTEYLTRFADTAALHDMTYYGLPPFYPPGWFWLGGRLAALTGTPAWEMFKPWAIISIAVAVALAYVLWTAMIRFRYALIVTTATAAVMLAYSPAEPYAAIIAVLLPPVFVLGWSGLRAGTPGAGLRPGRGWAAIVGVGAFLGVAALFYTLLLGYAAFTLVIMAATVAVARRSLEPLLRLLVIAVISGAIALIGWGPYLLAAMRGTPADTGTAQHYLPADGAQLSFPMLSFTLLGALCLVGTVWLVVRARTSTRAGALAIAVLAVYAWSLLSMLTTLAGTTLLSFRLQPTLVILLSAAGVFGFVEAARGLADSFSSRRLLVAAGAIGTIGALTFSQDIPDVLRPDIAVAYSDTDGYGQRADRRPPGAERYYREVDAAILEATGRPRNETIVLTADYSFLSYYPYYGFQGLTSHYANPLAQFDERAKAIESWQTLGDADQFVAALDTLPWDPPTVFLMRRGAEDTYTLRLASDVYPNHPNVRRYQVKLDAALFDDPRFEVSDIGPFVLAIRQPVDG from the coding sequence ATGGTGGCGGCGGCGTTGACCGCCGCCGCCGTCGCGGTCGTCTCGCTGGCGGCGATCGCGCGGGTCGAGTGGCCGGCGTACAACTCGTCGAACCAGCTGCACGCGCTGACCACGGTCGGTCAGTTCGGTTGTCTGGCAGGGCTTTTCGCGGCAGCCTGGGTGCACCGACGGGGACGGCGACTGCTGGCGCATGCCGCGTCGACGGTGCTGCTGTCCGCGTTCGTCGTCGTGACACTTGGGATGCCGCTCGGGGCCACCAGGCTCTACCTGTTCGGCATCTCGGTGGACCAGCAGTTCCGCACCGAGTACCTGACCCGGTTCGCCGACACCGCCGCGTTGCACGACATGACCTACTACGGGCTGCCGCCGTTCTATCCGCCCGGATGGTTCTGGCTGGGCGGGCGGCTCGCCGCGCTCACCGGCACACCGGCGTGGGAGATGTTCAAACCGTGGGCGATCATCTCGATCGCCGTCGCCGTGGCCCTCGCCTATGTGTTGTGGACGGCGATGATCCGGTTCCGGTACGCGCTGATCGTCACGACCGCCACGGCCGCGGTGATGCTGGCCTACTCACCGGCCGAACCGTACGCGGCGATCATCGCGGTGCTGCTGCCGCCGGTGTTCGTGCTGGGATGGTCGGGACTGCGTGCCGGCACCCCCGGCGCGGGACTCAGACCCGGCCGCGGCTGGGCGGCGATCGTCGGCGTCGGGGCGTTCCTCGGCGTCGCCGCGCTGTTCTACACGCTGCTGCTGGGCTACGCCGCCTTCACGCTGGTCATCATGGCGGCCACCGTCGCCGTCGCCCGCCGCAGCCTCGAACCGCTGCTGCGCCTGCTCGTCATCGCCGTCATCTCCGGCGCCATCGCGCTGATCGGCTGGGGTCCCTACCTGCTGGCCGCCATGCGCGGCACCCCCGCCGACACCGGGACCGCCCAGCACTACCTGCCCGCCGACGGGGCGCAGCTGTCCTTCCCGATGCTCAGCTTCACGCTGCTCGGGGCGCTGTGCCTGGTCGGCACGGTCTGGCTGGTGGTGCGCGCCCGCACCTCCACCCGGGCCGGTGCCCTGGCGATCGCGGTGCTCGCCGTCTACGCGTGGTCGCTGCTGTCGATGCTGACCACGCTGGCGGGCACCACGCTGCTGTCGTTCCGGCTGCAGCCGACGCTGGTGATCCTGCTGTCGGCCGCCGGGGTGTTCGGCTTCGTCGAAGCCGCGCGCGGACTGGCCGACAGCTTCTCCAGCAGGCGGTTGCTGGTCGCCGCGGGAGCGATCGGCACCATCGGCGCGCTCACGTTCAGCCAGGACATCCCCGACGTGCTGCGCCCGGACATCGCCGTCGCCTACAGCGACACCGACGGCTACGGGCAGCGCGCCGACCGCAGGCCGCCGGGCGCCGAACGCTACTACCGCGAGGTGGACGCGGCGATCCTCGAGGCCACCGGCCGCCCCCGCAACGAGACGATCGTGCTGACCGCCGACTACAGCTTCCTGTCCTACTATCCCTACTACGGGTTCCAGGGCCTGACGTCGCACTACGCCAACCCGCTCGCCCAGTTCGACGAGCGGGCCAAGGCCATCGAGAGCTGGCAGACCCTGGGTGACGCCGACCAGTTCGTGGCGGCACTCGACACCCTGCCGTGGGATCCGCCGACGGTGTTCCTGATGCGCCGCGGCGCCGAGGACACCTACACCCTGCGGTTGGCCTCCGACGTCTACCCGAACCACCCCAACGTGCGGCGATACCAGGTGAAGCTCGACGCGGCCCTGTTCGACGACCCGCGCTTCGAGGTCTCCGACATCGGGCCGTTCGTCCTCGCGATCAGGCAACCGGTCGATGGCTGA
- a CDS encoding arabinosyltransferase domain-containing protein, translating into MADTQARPLTSTPVNAGVAVGSNHRTARLIAIVAGLLGAAMALATPLLPVKQTTAELNWPQNGVLRSVDAPLIGYVATDLTITVPCRAAAGLAGPADAGRTVLLSTVPKQAPKAVDRGLLIERVGNDLLVIVRNTPVVSAPLTEVLSPQCERLVFTAHADKVTGEFVGLVQGPDDVEPGEAPGEPLRGERSGYDFRPQIVGVFTDLSGPAPPGLEFSATVDSRYSSTPTLLKLLVMIAGVALTVIALGALHVLDTADGMRHRRFLPARWWSLRPLDGVVAAVLVWWHFVGANTADDGYILTMARVSEHAGYMANYYRWFGTPEAPFGWYYDLLALWSHVSTASVWMRLPTLLMALACWWVISREVIPRLGHAVKTNRAAAWTAAGMFLAFWLPLNNGLRPEPIIALGILLTWCSVERGVATSRLLPVAVAIIIGALTLFSGPTGIAAVGALLVAVGPLKTIVARHTSRFGYLALLAPILAAGTVTAILIFRDQTLVGELQASSFKSAVGPSLSWFDEHIRYSRLFTTSPDGSVARRFAVLTLLLALAVSVAMTLRKGRIPGTAAGPSRRIIGITVISFLVMMFTPTKWTHHFGVFAGLAGSLGALAAVAVTAAAMRSRRNRTMFAATVLFVAALSFATVNGWWYVSNFGVPWSNSFPEYKFGFTTILLGLSVLTLLVAAWFHFSGRDTSPSDGGRLRWRRIVQSPLAIAAWLVVMFEVVSLTVAMASQYPAWTVGRSNLEALTGKTCGLADDVLVEQDPNAGFLAPIGVPVGAALGAASAQGFSPNGIPSDVSADAVMDQPGATNFADTDGDTETGGEAGTEGGTTARAGINGSRARLPFNLNPARTPVLGSWRSGTQAPASLRSAWYRLPDRASSGPLLVVSAAGRFDPGEVVVQWATDDGGADPDPGGSLGFGDVGASPAWRNLRLPLSAIPDDATRIRLVATDDDLSPEHWIALTPPRISELRSLQDVVGSQDPVLLDWLVGLAFPCQRPFDHRNGVIEVPKWRIMPDRFGAEANSPVMDYLGGGPLGITELLLRPTTLPTYLKDDWFRDWGALQQLTPYYRDAVPARLDLGSTTRSGLWSPAPLRH; encoded by the coding sequence ATGGCTGACACGCAGGCGCGGCCGTTAACATCTACGCCCGTGAACGCAGGCGTCGCGGTCGGGAGCAACCACCGGACGGCCCGCCTCATCGCGATCGTGGCGGGATTGCTCGGCGCCGCGATGGCGCTGGCTACCCCACTGCTGCCGGTGAAACAGACCACCGCCGAGCTCAATTGGCCGCAGAACGGCGTCCTGCGCAGCGTCGACGCGCCGCTGATCGGTTACGTCGCCACGGATCTGACGATCACCGTGCCGTGCCGGGCGGCCGCCGGACTGGCCGGTCCGGCCGACGCCGGCCGGACGGTGCTGCTGTCCACCGTCCCCAAGCAGGCGCCCAAGGCCGTGGACCGCGGCCTGCTGATCGAACGGGTGGGCAACGACCTGCTCGTCATCGTCCGCAACACGCCGGTGGTGTCGGCGCCGCTGACCGAGGTGCTCAGCCCGCAGTGCGAGCGGCTCGTGTTCACCGCCCACGCCGACAAGGTGACGGGCGAATTCGTCGGGCTGGTGCAGGGGCCGGACGACGTGGAACCGGGAGAAGCCCCGGGTGAACCGCTGCGCGGCGAACGCAGCGGCTACGACTTCCGGCCGCAGATCGTCGGCGTCTTCACCGACCTGTCCGGCCCGGCACCGCCCGGCCTCGAGTTCTCCGCGACCGTCGACTCCCGCTACAGCAGCACCCCCACCCTGCTCAAACTGCTGGTGATGATCGCCGGCGTCGCGCTGACCGTCATCGCGCTCGGCGCGCTGCACGTGCTCGACACCGCCGACGGCATGCGCCACCGCCGGTTCCTGCCCGCCCGCTGGTGGTCGCTGCGTCCGCTGGACGGGGTCGTCGCCGCTGTGCTGGTGTGGTGGCATTTCGTCGGCGCCAACACCGCCGACGACGGCTACATCCTCACCATGGCGCGGGTGTCCGAACACGCCGGCTACATGGCCAACTACTACCGCTGGTTCGGCACCCCGGAGGCCCCGTTCGGCTGGTACTACGACCTGCTGGCGCTGTGGTCGCACGTCAGCACCGCCAGCGTGTGGATGCGGCTGCCGACCCTGCTGATGGCGCTGGCCTGCTGGTGGGTGATCAGCCGCGAGGTCATCCCCCGCCTCGGGCACGCGGTGAAGACCAACCGGGCGGCGGCGTGGACCGCGGCGGGCATGTTCCTGGCGTTCTGGCTGCCGCTGAACAACGGTCTGCGCCCCGAACCGATCATCGCGCTGGGCATCCTGCTCACCTGGTGTTCGGTGGAGCGCGGCGTGGCCACCAGCCGGCTGCTGCCGGTCGCGGTGGCCATCATCATCGGCGCGCTCACCCTGTTCTCCGGGCCGACCGGCATCGCCGCCGTCGGCGCCCTGCTCGTCGCCGTCGGACCGCTCAAGACCATCGTGGCGCGACACACCTCGCGGTTCGGCTACCTGGCGCTGCTGGCGCCGATCCTGGCCGCGGGCACCGTCACCGCGATCCTGATCTTCCGCGACCAGACCCTGGTCGGCGAACTGCAGGCCAGCAGTTTCAAGAGTGCGGTCGGGCCGAGCCTGAGCTGGTTCGACGAGCACATCCGCTACTCGCGACTGTTCACCACCAGCCCCGACGGCTCGGTGGCCCGGCGCTTCGCCGTGCTCACCCTGCTGCTCGCGCTGGCCGTCTCGGTGGCGATGACGCTGCGCAAAGGCCGCATCCCCGGCACCGCGGCCGGCCCGAGCCGCCGGATCATCGGCATCACGGTCATCTCGTTCCTGGTGATGATGTTCACCCCCACCAAGTGGACCCACCACTTCGGGGTGTTCGCCGGCCTGGCCGGATCGCTCGGCGCGCTGGCCGCCGTCGCGGTCACCGCCGCCGCGATGCGGTCGCGGCGCAACCGCACCATGTTCGCCGCCACGGTGCTGTTCGTCGCCGCCCTGTCGTTCGCCACCGTCAACGGCTGGTGGTACGTCTCGAATTTCGGTGTGCCCTGGTCGAATTCGTTCCCCGAGTACAAGTTCGGGTTCACCACCATCCTGCTCGGACTGTCGGTGCTGACGCTGCTGGTGGCGGCGTGGTTCCACTTCTCGGGCCGCGACACCTCCCCCTCCGACGGCGGCCGCCTGCGGTGGCGCCGCATCGTGCAGTCCCCGCTGGCGATCGCCGCCTGGCTGGTGGTGATGTTCGAGGTGGTGTCGCTGACGGTGGCGATGGCCAGCCAGTACCCGGCGTGGACCGTCGGCCGGTCCAACCTCGAGGCCCTGACCGGCAAGACGTGCGGGCTCGCCGACGACGTGCTGGTCGAACAGGATCCCAACGCCGGCTTCCTCGCCCCCATCGGCGTGCCCGTCGGCGCCGCCCTCGGCGCGGCCAGCGCCCAGGGCTTCAGCCCCAACGGAATCCCCTCCGACGTGTCGGCCGATGCCGTGATGGACCAGCCCGGCGCCACGAACTTCGCCGACACCGACGGTGACACCGAGACCGGCGGTGAAGCGGGCACCGAGGGCGGCACGACCGCCCGCGCAGGCATCAACGGCTCGCGCGCCCGGCTGCCGTTCAATCTCAACCCGGCCCGCACGCCCGTGCTGGGCAGCTGGCGCAGCGGCACCCAGGCGCCGGCCAGCCTGCGGTCGGCCTGGTACCGGCTGCCCGACCGCGCGTCGAGCGGACCGCTGCTCGTGGTGTCGGCGGCGGGCCGCTTCGATCCCGGCGAAGTCGTGGTGCAGTGGGCCACCGACGACGGCGGCGCGGACCCCGACCCGGGCGGCAGCCTCGGATTCGGCGACGTCGGCGCATCACCCGCCTGGCGCAACCTGCGGCTGCCGCTGTCGGCGATCCCCGACGACGCCACCCGCATCCGGCTGGTCGCCACCGACGACGATCTGAGCCCCGAGCACTGGATCGCGCTGACCCCGCCCCGCATCTCCGAACTGCGTTCCCTGCAGGACGTGGTGGGTTCGCAGGATCCGGTGCTGCTGGACTGGCTCGTCGGGCTGGCGTTCCCCTGCCAGCGGCCGTTCGACCACCGCAACGGCGTCATCGAGGTGCCGAAGTGGCGGATCATGCCGGACCGGTTCGGCGCGGAGGCCAACTCGCCGGTGATGGACTATCTCGGCGGCGGCCCACTGGGGATCACCGAACTGCTGCTGCGCCCGACCACCCTCCCGACGTATCTCAAGGACGACTGGTTCCGCGACTGGGGGGCTTTGCAGCAGCTCACGCCCTACTACCGGGACGCGGTGCCGGCACGTCTGGATCTCGGTTCCACAACGCGTAGCGGCCTGTGGAGCCCGGCGCCGCTGCGTCACTGA
- a CDS encoding arabinosyltransferase domain-containing protein, with protein sequence MPAHRFVRLIAVIAGLAGVVLCALTPLLPVRQTTATILWPQAPAEDGFVGDLTAPLVSGAPLSLDVAIPCQAIATLPADGGLVFSTIPPGGIAAGRNGLFVRANADDVVVAFRDTVAAVAPRAAIAGGACSELRIWANVGAVGADFVGIPGAAGTLPVDKRPQVAGIFTELEVAPQPGLTARVDVDTRFITSPTLLKLAVMTLGVLCVIGSIIALAVLDRRVGRGVPRGWWRLRRVGLSTWLADIGVIGTLLLWHVVGAQSSDDGYNLTIARVSSDAGYTANYFRYFGATEAPFDWYQSLLANLAAISTASVWMRIPATAAAIATWLILSRCVIPRLGRRLAANKVAVWTAGAVFLAAWLPFNNGLRPEPLIAFAVVAVWMLVERTIGTRQLWPAAVAVVIAMFSVTLAPQGLIALAPLLVGARGIARIVSARRATDGLLSSVAPLLAAVSLVFVVIFRDQTLATVAESVRIKYVVGPTLPWYQEFLRYYFLTVEDSVDGSLTRRFSVLILLLCLFGLIVLLLRRGRLPGTFGGPVWRLAGTTAVGLLLLTLTPTKWAIQFGAFAGLAGALGGVTAFAFARVGVNSRRNLALYVTALLFVLAWATSGINGWFYNANYGVPWFDKQPVILGYPVTTIFLVLAIAGGVLAGWLHFRIDYAGHTEVADTGRNRALASTPLLVVAVIMVVLELGSMVKATVGRYPVYTIGAANLAALRSGLSADSCAMADDVLVEADTNAGMLQPVPGQRYGEYGPLGGEDPVGFTPNGVSDTLEPAEPVAANPGTVNSDGPVDKPNIGVGYAAGTGGGYGPEGVNGSRVFLPFGLDPKRTPVMGSFNEPGSDQAGVAAEATSAWYQLPPRSPDRPLVTVAAAGAIWYYEEDGSFNYGQSLKLQWGVHRPDGSYQALAEVQPIDIFQQKAWRNLRFPLAWAPPEANVARIVADDPNLSEDQWFAFTPPRVPVLQTASEFLGSQTPVLMDIATASNFPCQRPFSEHLGVAELPEYRILPNFKQVVASSNQWQSAEDGGPFLVIQALLRTATIPTYLRDDWYRDWGSIERYIRLVPRDAAPDAVIEEGSKRVFGWSRGGPIRALP encoded by the coding sequence GTGCCCGCACACCGTTTCGTCCGCCTGATCGCTGTGATCGCGGGTCTGGCGGGCGTCGTGCTGTGCGCGCTGACCCCGCTGCTGCCGGTCAGGCAGACCACCGCAACGATCCTGTGGCCCCAGGCCCCTGCCGAGGACGGGTTCGTCGGCGACCTGACCGCACCGCTGGTCTCCGGCGCGCCGCTGTCGCTGGACGTCGCGATCCCCTGCCAGGCGATCGCCACGCTGCCCGCCGACGGCGGCCTGGTGTTCTCGACCATCCCGCCCGGCGGCATCGCCGCGGGCCGCAACGGGCTGTTCGTCCGCGCCAACGCCGATGACGTGGTGGTCGCGTTCCGCGACACCGTCGCCGCCGTCGCCCCCCGTGCGGCGATCGCCGGCGGGGCCTGCAGCGAACTGCGCATCTGGGCCAACGTGGGCGCGGTGGGCGCCGACTTCGTCGGCATCCCCGGCGCCGCCGGCACGCTGCCGGTCGACAAGCGGCCCCAGGTCGCCGGGATCTTCACCGAGCTCGAGGTGGCGCCGCAGCCCGGGCTGACCGCGCGCGTCGACGTCGACACCCGCTTCATCACCAGCCCGACGCTGCTCAAGCTGGCGGTCATGACGCTGGGCGTGCTCTGTGTGATCGGCTCGATCATCGCGCTGGCCGTCCTCGACCGCCGCGTCGGACGGGGCGTGCCGCGCGGGTGGTGGCGCCTGCGGCGGGTCGGCCTGTCGACCTGGCTCGCCGACATCGGGGTGATCGGCACACTGCTGCTGTGGCACGTGGTCGGCGCGCAGTCCTCCGACGACGGCTACAACCTGACGATCGCGCGGGTGTCGAGCGACGCCGGCTACACCGCCAACTACTTCCGCTACTTCGGCGCCACCGAGGCCCCGTTCGACTGGTACCAGAGCCTGCTCGCGAACCTCGCGGCGATCAGCACGGCCAGCGTGTGGATGCGCATCCCCGCCACAGCTGCGGCCATCGCGACGTGGCTGATCCTCAGCCGCTGCGTGATCCCGCGCCTCGGCAGGCGCCTGGCCGCCAACAAGGTCGCCGTGTGGACCGCCGGTGCGGTGTTCCTGGCCGCCTGGCTGCCGTTCAACAACGGTCTGCGGCCCGAACCGCTGATCGCGTTCGCCGTGGTCGCGGTGTGGATGCTGGTGGAACGCACGATCGGCACCCGCCAGCTGTGGCCGGCCGCGGTGGCCGTCGTGATCGCGATGTTCTCGGTGACGCTGGCCCCGCAGGGCCTGATCGCGTTGGCGCCGCTGCTGGTGGGCGCGCGCGGCATCGCCCGCATCGTGTCGGCCCGCCGCGCCACCGACGGGCTGCTGTCCTCCGTGGCTCCGCTGCTGGCCGCGGTGTCGCTGGTGTTCGTGGTGATCTTCCGCGACCAGACGCTGGCGACCGTCGCCGAATCGGTGCGCATCAAGTACGTCGTCGGGCCGACGCTGCCCTGGTACCAGGAATTCCTGCGGTACTACTTCCTCACCGTCGAGGACAGCGTCGACGGATCGCTGACCCGGCGCTTCTCCGTGCTGATCCTGCTGCTGTGCCTGTTCGGCCTGATCGTGCTGCTGTTGCGCCGCGGCCGGCTGCCCGGCACCTTCGGCGGTCCGGTGTGGCGGCTGGCCGGCACGACCGCGGTCGGCCTGCTGCTGCTGACACTCACCCCCACGAAATGGGCGATCCAGTTCGGCGCGTTCGCCGGGCTCGCGGGGGCGCTCGGCGGCGTCACCGCGTTCGCGTTCGCCCGGGTGGGGGTGAACAGCCGACGCAACCTGGCGCTGTACGTCACCGCGCTGCTGTTCGTGCTGGCGTGGGCGACGTCGGGTATCAACGGCTGGTTCTACAACGCGAACTACGGGGTGCCGTGGTTCGACAAACAACCCGTCATCCTCGGTTACCCCGTCACCACGATCTTCCTGGTCCTGGCCATCGCCGGCGGTGTGCTGGCCGGCTGGCTGCACTTCCGCATCGACTACGCCGGGCACACCGAGGTCGCCGACACCGGCCGTAACCGCGCGCTCGCGTCGACGCCGCTGCTCGTCGTCGCGGTCATCATGGTGGTGCTCGAACTGGGTTCGATGGTCAAGGCCACGGTCGGCCGCTACCCCGTCTACACGATCGGCGCGGCGAACCTGGCGGCGCTGCGGTCGGGGCTGTCGGCGGACAGCTGCGCGATGGCCGACGACGTGCTGGTCGAGGCCGACACCAACGCCGGGATGCTGCAACCCGTTCCGGGTCAGCGCTACGGCGAGTACGGACCGCTCGGCGGTGAGGACCCCGTCGGCTTCACCCCCAACGGCGTCAGCGACACCCTCGAACCCGCCGAACCCGTCGCCGCCAACCCCGGCACCGTGAACTCCGACGGACCGGTCGACAAACCGAACATCGGCGTGGGCTACGCGGCCGGCACCGGCGGCGGTTACGGCCCCGAAGGCGTCAACGGCTCGCGGGTGTTCCTGCCGTTCGGGCTCGATCCCAAGCGGACGCCGGTGATGGGCAGCTTCAACGAGCCCGGCTCGGATCAGGCGGGAGTCGCCGCCGAGGCCACCTCGGCGTGGTATCAGCTGCCGCCGCGCAGCCCCGACCGGCCGCTGGTGACCGTCGCCGCCGCAGGCGCGATCTGGTACTACGAGGAGGACGGCTCGTTCAACTACGGGCAGTCGCTGAAGCTGCAGTGGGGCGTGCACCGGCCCGACGGCTCCTATCAGGCGCTCGCCGAGGTGCAGCCGATCGACATCTTCCAGCAGAAGGCGTGGCGCAACCTGCGATTCCCGCTGGCGTGGGCGCCGCCGGAGGCCAACGTGGCCCGCATCGTCGCCGACGATCCGAACCTGTCCGAGGACCAGTGGTTCGCGTTCACCCCGCCGCGCGTCCCGGTGCTGCAGACCGCCTCCGAGTTCCTGGGCTCGCAGACACCCGTGCTGATGGACATCGCCACCGCATCGAACTTCCCGTGCCAGCGGCCGTTCTCCGAACACCTCGGGGTCGCCGAACTGCCCGAGTACCGGATCCTGCCGAACTTCAAGCAGGTGGTGGCGTCGTCGAACCAGTGGCAGTCCGCCGAGGACGGCGGGCCGTTCCTGGTTATCCAGGCGCTGCTGCGGACCGCGACGATCCCGACGTACCTGCGCGACGACTGGTACCGCGACTGGGGTTCGATCGAACGCTACATCCGGCTCGTGCCGCGCGACGCGGCGCCCGACGCCGTCATCGAGGAAGGATCGAAACGAGTGTTCGGGTGGAGCCGCGGCGGACCGATCAGGGCACTCCCGTGA